In one window of Maribacter dokdonensis DSW-8 DNA:
- a CDS encoding hemolysin family protein — translation MEIAFISANKIHIEIEKKQEGFLATVLTRLTKKPSKFIATMLIGNNIALVIYGLFMGELLMNWFTEIVPDNAILQLLITDFSLLTQTLISTFIILITAEFLPKVLFQIYANNLLKLLAIPAFLFYILFSFISDFIIWVSDIILKYVFGTSGDEVQLAFSKLELGDYITEQMETVEEEDEVDTEIQIFQNALEFAAVKAREVMVPRTEIVAVEMHETPKNLAKLFTETGYSKILVYNDTVDNVIGYVHSYELFKKPKTIKSILLPVEFVPETMLIQDILNVLIKKRKSIAVVLDEYGGTSGLVTVEDIVEELFGEIEDEHDTTDLREERVDERHYLFSARLEVDDINENYKLSLPVSDEYETLGGLLVHTLGEIPEKEVELTIEQYKFTVLEVSNTKIDLISIEVLEEE, via the coding sequence ATGGAAATTGCCTTTATTTCTGCGAACAAAATTCATATTGAAATTGAGAAAAAACAAGAGGGCTTTTTAGCAACTGTACTGACAAGGTTAACTAAAAAACCATCAAAATTTATAGCTACCATGCTTATTGGTAACAATATTGCATTGGTAATTTATGGACTTTTCATGGGAGAATTACTCATGAATTGGTTCACTGAAATAGTGCCCGATAATGCAATTTTGCAGTTGTTGATTACAGATTTTAGTTTGTTGACCCAAACTTTGATATCTACGTTCATCATTTTGATTACCGCTGAATTTTTACCTAAAGTGCTATTTCAGATTTATGCCAATAACCTTTTGAAATTATTGGCGATACCTGCATTTTTATTTTATATACTTTTTTCATTTATATCCGACTTTATTATTTGGGTGTCCGATATTATTTTGAAGTACGTATTTGGTACATCAGGTGATGAGGTCCAATTGGCATTTAGCAAGTTAGAGTTGGGAGATTACATTACCGAGCAAATGGAGACGGTAGAGGAGGAAGATGAAGTAGATACTGAAATACAGATCTTTCAGAATGCATTAGAGTTTGCAGCTGTAAAGGCTAGGGAAGTTATGGTGCCTAGAACTGAAATAGTTGCGGTAGAAATGCACGAAACTCCAAAAAACTTGGCGAAATTGTTTACGGAAACGGGCTATTCTAAAATACTGGTATATAATGATACCGTAGATAATGTTATAGGTTATGTACACTCTTATGAGCTTTTTAAAAAACCTAAGACAATTAAAAGTATTTTACTGCCGGTTGAATTTGTGCCGGAGACCATGCTTATTCAAGATATATTGAATGTTCTCATCAAAAAACGAAAAAGTATAGCTGTTGTTTTAGATGAATACGGCGGTACCTCTGGTTTGGTAACGGTAGAAGATATTGTTGAAGAACTTTTTGGTGAGATCGAAGATGAGCATGATACTACGGATTTAAGGGAAGAGCGGGTAGATGAGCGTCATTATTTGTTCTCTGCAAGGTTAGAAGTAGATGATATCAATGAAAATTATAAATTAAGTCTTCCTGTATCAGATGAATATGAGACCCTTGGTGGGCTTTTAGTGCATACTTTGGGTGAAATACCTGAGAAAGAGGTAGAGCTTACTATAGAGCAATATAAGTTTACCGTGTTGGAAGTTTCCAACACAAAAATAGATTTGATTTCCATAGAAGTTTTGGAAGAGGAATAA
- a CDS encoding peptidylprolyl isomerase: MAVLENIRKRTTVLILIIGLALFAFVISGVFTSSNFGGDKVGSSVAEINGEDISIDEFRQEVEVASNRIGPTASNMQVVNQVWENKIRKTILGEQFEDLGIGIEQDQIVDFLRTTGYAQNPQFQDQNGQFDANMFKQTVADWKVNNPAQYEAWLQTEAEIVQLAKEQTYFNMVKAGVGATLKEGELDYKLANEKMDIKYVRVPYTSIPDSTITVTKSEIADYVSKHKEEYKQDPARDLQYVFFQEKPSEADEAAIKEEITKLLDDTIEYNSQTDRNDTIRGFRNTKDVAAFLDRYSDTKFDTIFKAKKNLPSSVADTLMSLNIGQIYGPYKDGDSYKISKMIARKPNGSVKASHILLAYEGATRANPEVKRTKEEAEAKAKELLREAKKSGVVFSTLARDNSDGPSAPNGGDLGYFQRGVMVPAFNDFAFGNSEGSIGMVETDFGFHVIKIDDKEDVVQIATVSREIVASEETINTLFTNATKFEMETTDDESAFSTLAKEGNYVVRPVNKIKALDENLPGLPNQRNIVQWAFNGDTEVGDIKRFNINNGYAVVQLTGSYAEGVMSAEDASVLVLPKIRKERKAAKIIAANKGKDMSAIASDNGVSVSNASALTVKSPTIPGAGSEPVVVGTAYGMAEGATSGLIEGNTGIFKIEIVKKTEAPKLDNYSVYANALKTGAAARVNTAVYNALKEGAEIEDKRATFY; the protein is encoded by the coding sequence ATGGCAGTATTAGAAAATATTAGGAAACGTACAACAGTGTTGATCTTGATCATAGGGTTGGCACTTTTTGCATTTGTTATTTCTGGGGTATTTACCAGTAGCAATTTTGGAGGGGATAAAGTAGGTTCGTCCGTAGCCGAAATTAATGGAGAAGATATTTCTATTGATGAATTTAGACAAGAGGTTGAGGTGGCTTCTAACAGAATTGGTCCTACTGCATCTAATATGCAAGTAGTAAATCAGGTTTGGGAAAATAAAATAAGAAAGACCATCTTAGGTGAGCAGTTTGAAGATTTAGGTATTGGTATAGAGCAAGATCAGATCGTTGACTTTTTAAGAACAACAGGTTATGCTCAAAATCCTCAATTTCAAGATCAAAATGGTCAGTTTGATGCAAATATGTTTAAGCAGACCGTTGCAGATTGGAAAGTGAACAACCCTGCGCAATATGAAGCCTGGTTGCAAACAGAAGCTGAGATCGTACAATTGGCAAAAGAGCAAACTTACTTTAACATGGTTAAGGCAGGCGTTGGTGCTACCTTAAAAGAGGGTGAGCTAGATTATAAATTGGCTAACGAGAAAATGGATATTAAGTATGTAAGAGTACCTTATACTTCTATCCCAGATAGTACAATAACAGTAACTAAAAGCGAAATTGCAGATTACGTTAGCAAGCATAAAGAAGAGTACAAGCAGGATCCTGCAAGAGATTTACAGTATGTATTTTTTCAGGAAAAGCCTTCTGAAGCTGATGAAGCTGCTATCAAAGAAGAAATCACAAAACTTTTAGACGATACGATCGAGTATAATTCTCAAACAGACCGTAACGATACTATCAGAGGTTTTAGAAATACAAAAGATGTTGCGGCATTTTTAGATAGATATTCAGATACCAAGTTCGATACTATTTTTAAGGCTAAGAAAAATTTACCATCTAGTGTTGCGGACACCTTAATGAGTTTGAACATAGGTCAAATTTACGGACCGTATAAAGATGGGGATTCTTATAAGATTTCTAAAATGATTGCTAGAAAACCAAACGGTTCGGTGAAAGCAAGTCATATTCTTTTAGCATATGAAGGTGCTACAAGAGCAAACCCGGAAGTAAAGAGAACAAAAGAGGAAGCTGAGGCAAAGGCCAAAGAACTATTAAGGGAAGCAAAAAAATCTGGTGTTGTTTTTTCAACCTTGGCTAGAGATAATTCAGATGGTCCATCTGCTCCCAATGGTGGAGATTTAGGGTACTTTCAAAGAGGGGTAATGGTTCCTGCTTTTAATGACTTTGCATTTGGAAACTCAGAAGGTTCGATCGGTATGGTCGAAACAGATTTTGGATTTCATGTAATTAAAATTGATGATAAGGAAGATGTGGTTCAGATTGCAACTGTTTCAAGAGAGATAGTAGCTTCAGAAGAAACAATAAATACGTTGTTTACCAATGCGACCAAATTTGAAATGGAAACTACAGATGATGAAAGTGCTTTTTCAACATTGGCAAAAGAGGGTAACTATGTTGTACGTCCGGTAAACAAAATTAAAGCTTTGGATGAAAACCTTCCTGGTTTGCCAAATCAAAGAAATATTGTACAATGGGCCTTCAATGGAGATACTGAGGTTGGTGACATTAAGAGATTCAATATTAATAACGGTTATGCAGTAGTTCAACTTACAGGTTCTTACGCAGAAGGTGTTATGAGTGCTGAAGATGCTTCTGTGCTAGTGTTGCCTAAAATTAGAAAAGAGCGTAAAGCCGCAAAGATTATTGCAGCCAATAAAGGTAAAGACATGAGTGCTATTGCATCTGATAATGGTGTAAGTGTATCAAATGCTTCTGCTCTTACGGTAAAGTCTCCTACAATTCCTGGTGCAGGTAGCGAGCCTGTAGTGGTAGGAACTGCTTATGGTATGGCTGAAGGTGCAACTTCTGGTTTAATAGAAGGTAACACCGGAATCTTTAAAATTGAAATTGTAAAGAAAACCGAAGCACCTAAGCTTGATAATTATAGTGTATATGCAAATGCACTAAAAACAGGAGCTGCTGCTCGTGTAAATACTGCAGTGTATAACGCTCTTAAAGAAGGTGCGGAAATAGAAGATAAAAGAGCTACTTTTTACTAA
- a CDS encoding GYDIA family GHMP kinase — protein sequence MPTSFYSNGKLLLTGEYAILDGATGLALPTKFGQYLSLSHSDSENFIWNSLDENDAVWFSSEFSKNRLETIHTSDPEVAHRLSQILVAAKKLNPLFSPTTDEVNDVETKVTFPRDWGLGTSSTLIANIASWAEINPYELLEATFGGSGYDIACATHKTPITYQRNGFSPNIQEVSFKPNFEDRLFFVYLNEKKNSRDAITSYRNLNFNKTQLLSAINKITDKILSCTSLKEFEHLLNQHEKILSKTLQVPTIKSTLFADYPHTIKSLGAWGGDFVLAIGTEDDMVYFKNKGYHTILPYQKMIL from the coding sequence ATGCCCACATCCTTTTACAGCAACGGTAAACTATTGCTCACTGGAGAATATGCTATTCTTGACGGAGCCACAGGTCTGGCTTTGCCTACAAAATTTGGACAGTACCTGAGCTTATCCCACTCAGATTCAGAGAATTTTATTTGGAACAGTTTAGATGAAAATGATGCTGTTTGGTTCAGTTCAGAATTTTCCAAGAATAGGCTTGAAACCATTCACACTTCTGACCCGGAAGTAGCTCACAGGCTATCTCAAATTTTAGTAGCGGCTAAAAAACTTAACCCTTTATTTTCACCAACTACAGATGAAGTAAATGATGTAGAAACAAAAGTAACCTTCCCTAGAGATTGGGGCCTTGGCACTTCTTCTACCTTAATAGCAAATATAGCATCTTGGGCAGAAATAAACCCCTATGAATTACTGGAGGCTACCTTTGGCGGTAGTGGTTACGATATTGCTTGTGCTACACATAAAACGCCAATTACTTATCAAAGAAATGGCTTTAGTCCAAACATACAGGAAGTCAGTTTTAAACCTAATTTTGAAGACCGACTTTTCTTTGTTTACCTGAACGAAAAGAAAAATAGTAGAGATGCCATTACCAGTTATCGCAACTTGAATTTCAATAAAACCCAACTGCTTAGCGCAATCAACAAAATCACCGATAAAATTTTAAGCTGTACTTCTTTGAAGGAGTTTGAACACCTACTCAACCAACACGAAAAGATTTTATCTAAAACACTTCAGGTACCCACTATTAAAAGCACTCTTTTTGCAGACTATCCGCATACAATAAAAAGTCTAGGTGCCTGGGGCGGAGATTTTGTCCTTGCTATTGGAACAGAGGATGATATGGTATATTTTAAAAATAAAGGCTACCATACCATTCTGCCTTATCAAAAAATGATATTATAA
- a CDS encoding hydroxymethylglutaryl-CoA reductase, degradative, with protein sequence MTEPISGFSKLSKEEKIDWITTNYTQNAAQSRKILQTYWNLDQSVQQLHDEFIENTITNLYVPQGIAPNFLINDTLYAIPMAIEESSVIAAASKAAKFWLKKGGFKTTILGTEKVGQVHFIYKGDTNRLNSFFTYLKPILLAESASLTSSMEKRGGGITDIVLKDKTKQLENYYQLHATFETKDAMGANFINSCLEQFAATLKKEAGNYDDFSTQEKDIEVVMSILSNYVPNCSVRAEVSCPVEDLKLTEELTPLHTAEKIVQAIKIAHIEPYRAVTHNKGIMNGIDAVVLATGNDFRAIEAGVHAYACRNGQYSSLTHASIEDGIFTFWIELPLALGTVGGLTNLHPLVKLNLEILQRPSAEELMQIIAVAGLAQNFAAVSSLVTTGIQKGHMKMHLLNILNQLGANENEKAKLVTYFKTNPVTHHGVELQLNEIRK encoded by the coding sequence ATGACCGAGCCAATAAGTGGTTTTTCCAAACTTTCCAAAGAAGAGAAAATAGATTGGATCACCACAAATTACACCCAGAATGCAGCACAATCAAGAAAAATTCTGCAAACGTATTGGAATCTAGACCAAAGCGTTCAACAGTTGCACGATGAATTTATTGAAAATACCATTACCAACCTCTACGTACCCCAGGGCATAGCTCCCAACTTTTTAATAAACGATACGCTTTATGCCATACCCATGGCCATTGAAGAGAGTTCGGTTATAGCGGCAGCGAGCAAAGCCGCAAAGTTTTGGCTAAAAAAAGGAGGATTTAAAACAACGATATTAGGAACCGAAAAAGTAGGTCAAGTTCACTTTATATACAAGGGCGATACCAATAGGTTAAATTCTTTTTTTACTTATTTAAAGCCCATTTTATTAGCTGAAAGTGCCTCTTTAACTTCCAGTATGGAAAAAAGGGGCGGTGGTATTACAGATATTGTTTTAAAAGATAAAACCAAGCAACTAGAAAACTATTACCAACTACATGCCACCTTTGAAACTAAGGATGCCATGGGTGCCAATTTTATTAACAGCTGTTTAGAGCAATTTGCAGCTACTTTAAAAAAAGAGGCCGGTAATTACGATGATTTTTCCACACAGGAAAAAGATATTGAAGTAGTAATGAGCATTCTGTCCAATTACGTCCCCAATTGTAGCGTACGTGCAGAAGTTAGTTGCCCGGTGGAAGATTTAAAACTTACAGAAGAATTAACACCACTGCATACCGCCGAAAAAATAGTACAGGCCATTAAAATTGCACACATAGAACCCTATAGAGCGGTTACGCATAACAAGGGCATCATGAACGGTATAGATGCGGTTGTTTTGGCCACTGGTAACGACTTTAGGGCCATAGAGGCAGGCGTACATGCTTATGCTTGTAGAAATGGTCAATACAGCAGCCTGACCCATGCATCCATTGAAGATGGAATCTTTACATTTTGGATAGAACTTCCCTTGGCTTTAGGCACTGTTGGCGGGCTCACAAATTTACATCCGCTGGTAAAACTAAACCTTGAAATACTACAACGACCTTCTGCTGAAGAACTCATGCAAATTATAGCGGTAGCGGGTCTAGCACAAAACTTTGCAGCAGTGAGTTCATTGGTTACTACCGGAATTCAGAAAGGACATATGAAAATGCACCTTTTGAACATTCTTAACCAGCTGGGCGCCAATGAAAACGAAAAAGCTAAATTAGTTACATATTTTAAGACCAACCCCGTAACGCACCACGGCGTGGAACTACAACTTAACGAGATAAGAAAATAA
- a CDS encoding S9 family peptidase, with translation MRKTHLFTLILLSFSVIIWAQEKKISVSEIYQGAFRTEGLEALRSMNNGTQYTVLHTNRFSQSTTVDKYDYKTLEKVGTVVSSADLAEIPSFSAYTFSDDEKKLLLSTEIEPIFRRSRLGVFYVYEIASKKVVKVSESKIQEPLFSPDGSQVAYVKDNNLYIFTIESGETKQITQDGVKNQIINGVTDWVYEEEFSFVRAFEWNADGSKIAFLRFDETSVPEFSMDVYGTGLYQQPHVFKYPKAGENNSKVTLHLLDVASGNIAAVDLNSAYYIPRIKWMNHKDMLSVQTLNRHQDHLTMYAVNAKKNEVSVLLEEKDDAYVDITDNLTFLEDDSFIWTSEKDGYNHIYLYGEDGNLMSQITKGDWEVTKYYGYDQNEDKIYYQSTENGSINRGVYNISSGGDDKKALAVTQGTNNASFSTDFTYFINTYSSAEIPPVYTLHKAINGKKVKDIKDNGPLLQRLESYAVSPKEFSTISINGNDLNIYMIKPKDFDSTKKYPLFMYQYSGPGSQNVSNSWMGANDYWHQSLVAEGYIVACVDGRGTGFKGRDFKKVTQKELGKYEVEDQIAAAKKLSELPYIDESRIGIWGWSYGGFMSTNCILKGNDTFEMAIAVAPVTSWAFYDTIYTERYMQTPQENPSGYDDNSPFNYPHLLEGDYLLIHGTGDDNVHVQNSMRMIEALIQADKQFDWGIYPDKNHGIYGGNTRIHLYNKMTNFIKEKL, from the coding sequence ATGCGAAAAACACACTTGTTTACGTTGATTTTACTTTCGTTCAGCGTAATTATTTGGGCACAGGAAAAAAAGATATCAGTTTCCGAAATTTATCAAGGTGCTTTTAGAACCGAAGGTCTTGAAGCTCTACGTTCCATGAATAACGGTACTCAATACACCGTACTTCATACAAACAGGTTTAGCCAATCTACAACGGTGGATAAATATGATTATAAGACCTTGGAAAAAGTAGGTACCGTAGTATCTTCTGCAGATTTAGCCGAAATACCTTCCTTTTCAGCTTATACCTTTAGCGATGATGAAAAAAAATTATTGCTCTCAACTGAAATAGAACCCATTTTTAGAAGGTCAAGGTTGGGTGTTTTTTATGTATATGAAATTGCATCTAAGAAGGTAGTAAAGGTTAGTGAATCAAAAATTCAAGAACCATTGTTTTCTCCAGATGGTAGCCAAGTAGCCTATGTGAAGGATAATAACCTCTATATTTTTACCATTGAAAGTGGTGAAACCAAACAAATAACCCAAGACGGAGTTAAGAATCAAATAATAAATGGTGTAACAGATTGGGTATATGAAGAAGAATTTTCTTTTGTACGAGCTTTCGAATGGAATGCCGATGGAAGTAAGATAGCTTTTTTACGTTTTGATGAAACAAGTGTGCCCGAATTTTCTATGGATGTTTACGGTACAGGGCTATATCAACAACCACACGTATTTAAATACCCAAAGGCCGGAGAGAACAATTCAAAAGTTACCTTACATCTTTTAGATGTTGCAAGTGGTAATATTGCTGCGGTAGATTTAAATAGCGCATACTACATACCAAGAATTAAATGGATGAACCATAAAGATATGTTGAGTGTTCAAACTTTGAACAGGCATCAGGATCATTTAACAATGTATGCCGTAAATGCTAAAAAGAATGAAGTATCTGTGTTACTGGAAGAGAAAGATGATGCTTATGTCGATATCACCGATAATCTTACTTTTTTAGAAGATGATAGTTTTATTTGGACCAGTGAGAAAGACGGTTATAATCATATATATCTATACGGGGAAGACGGTAATCTTATGAGTCAGATCACCAAGGGAGATTGGGAGGTTACCAAATACTATGGTTACGATCAAAACGAAGATAAAATTTATTATCAGTCTACCGAGAACGGATCAATAAATCGTGGGGTATATAATATTAGTAGCGGCGGAGATGATAAAAAGGCATTAGCTGTTACCCAAGGAACCAACAATGCTTCATTTAGTACAGATTTCACGTATTTTATAAATACGTATTCTAGTGCTGAAATACCACCTGTATACACACTGCATAAGGCAATAAACGGTAAAAAGGTAAAGGATATAAAAGATAATGGTCCATTATTACAAAGACTGGAAAGTTATGCTGTGAGTCCTAAAGAATTTTCTACAATTTCAATTAATGGCAATGATTTGAACATTTATATGATCAAGCCAAAAGATTTTGATTCAACTAAGAAATATCCATTGTTTATGTATCAATATAGTGGTCCTGGATCTCAAAATGTATCTAACAGTTGGATGGGGGCGAACGACTACTGGCACCAGAGTTTGGTGGCGGAAGGTTATATTGTTGCCTGTGTAGATGGCCGTGGTACGGGTTTTAAAGGAAGGGATTTCAAGAAGGTTACCCAAAAAGAGTTGGGTAAATATGAAGTAGAAGATCAAATAGCCGCTGCTAAGAAATTAAGCGAGTTGCCATACATTGACGAAAGTAGAATAGGTATATGGGGATGGAGCTATGGTGGTTTTATGTCCACAAATTGTATTTTAAAGGGTAACGACACTTTTGAAATGGCAATTGCGGTAGCACCTGTTACCTCATGGGCTTTTTATGATACAATATATACAGAGCGTTATATGCAAACGCCACAGGAAAATCCAAGTGGATATGATGATAACTCGCCGTTTAACTATCCTCACTTGTTGGAAGGCGATTACTTACTTATTCATGGTACTGGTGATGATAATGTTCATGTGCAGAATTCAATGCGTATGATCGAGGCTTTGATACAGGCAGATAAGCAATTCGATTGGGGAATTTATCCGGATAAAAACCACGGTATTTATGGTGGAAATACAAGAATTCACCTCTATAACAAAATGACCAATTTTATTAAAGAAAAACTATAA
- a CDS encoding peptide MFS transporter, producing the protein MTESTEFSDQKQVFGHPQGLFYLFFAELWERFSFYGMRALLTLYMIDVIFKALAERDYATAAVYSSYGSLVYASTVIGGKLSDKILGMRNSIFLGGILMSIGHFVLAIENNMAFFLALSLIIVGNGFFKPNISTFVGTLYEKGDPKKDSGFTIFYMGINIGGWVAPLLCGWLAATYGWHYGFGLAGIGMLTGLIVFWSGIQKNVFGDRGLPPNEQVLEKKVLGVKQGILVPVLAVLSAPLIALLLSSYKAVATEGMFADQNIVNIIFTGIGIAVLAYLAYEMFKANIKERKELFVAVLLTFFMTIFWGFHELSGSVITLFAARNIDLDGIMSAAQTNSLNSMFIIILAIPISMMWTWLSKKNWNPRTPYKFGLGLLFAGISFYVLAISGGSANENGFVPFTYLLLMYFLLSVGELFMSPVGLSKMTDLAPARLIAFIMGVWFLSSAFAFQIVGFIGKQLAIESSDGDVNGFETLTVYTDGFLLIAKYAIGAGLIVLVASPIIKKLMGKVH; encoded by the coding sequence ATGACTGAAAGTACCGAATTTTCAGACCAAAAGCAGGTTTTTGGGCACCCACAGGGTTTATTTTACTTATTCTTTGCAGAATTATGGGAGCGTTTTAGCTTTTACGGAATGCGTGCACTGCTCACGCTCTACATGATAGACGTAATATTCAAAGCCTTGGCAGAAAGAGATTATGCTACGGCGGCAGTTTATTCTTCCTATGGTTCATTGGTATACGCCTCTACCGTAATTGGTGGCAAATTATCAGATAAGATTTTAGGAATGCGAAACTCAATTTTTTTGGGCGGTATTCTTATGTCCATAGGGCATTTTGTATTAGCTATAGAAAACAATATGGCCTTCTTTTTGGCCTTGTCGCTCATTATTGTAGGTAACGGGTTCTTTAAACCTAACATTTCTACTTTTGTGGGTACGCTGTATGAAAAAGGAGATCCTAAAAAAGATTCTGGATTCACCATATTTTATATGGGTATTAATATTGGGGGATGGGTAGCTCCATTATTATGTGGATGGCTGGCCGCAACATATGGCTGGCACTATGGTTTTGGTCTGGCAGGAATAGGTATGTTGACCGGGTTGATCGTTTTTTGGAGCGGAATTCAAAAAAATGTATTTGGCGATAGAGGTTTGCCTCCAAATGAGCAAGTCTTGGAAAAAAAGGTACTTGGTGTAAAACAAGGAATTCTTGTGCCGGTTTTAGCTGTGTTGTCTGCACCGTTGATTGCGTTGTTATTATCTTCTTATAAGGCAGTTGCTACAGAAGGTATGTTTGCGGATCAGAATATTGTCAATATTATATTTACAGGTATTGGTATAGCGGTTTTGGCATATTTGGCTTACGAAATGTTCAAAGCGAATATTAAAGAGAGAAAAGAATTGTTTGTCGCGGTGCTACTTACCTTTTTTATGACCATTTTCTGGGGTTTTCATGAACTATCCGGAAGTGTAATTACGTTGTTCGCAGCAAGAAATATTGATCTTGACGGTATTATGTCGGCTGCACAGACCAATTCGTTGAACTCTATGTTTATTATCATTTTGGCTATTCCTATTTCAATGATGTGGACATGGTTAAGTAAAAAGAATTGGAACCCTAGAACACCTTATAAATTTGGATTGGGATTACTTTTTGCGGGAATCAGTTTTTACGTTCTTGCTATTAGTGGCGGTAGTGCCAATGAAAATGGTTTTGTACCGTTCACATACTTGTTGCTAATGTATTTCTTGCTATCTGTGGGTGAACTTTTTATGTCACCTGTTGGGTTGTCTAAAATGACCGATTTAGCTCCTGCAAGGTTAATAGCTTTTATTATGGGGGTATGGTTCTTATCATCTGCCTTTGCATTCCAAATTGTTGGCTTCATCGGTAAACAATTGGCTATAGAAAGTTCAGATGGTGATGTAAATGGTTTTGAAACCTTAACGGTATATACAGATGGCTTTTTATTAATAGCCAAGTATGCTATAGGTGCAGGGTTAATTGTTCTGGTAGCATCACCGATCATTAAAAAGTTAATGGGTAAGGTACATTAG